The segment TTTATCATATTTTCAATCGTTTTGGCAGACAACAAACTTTGAGGATTGgaaatattcatatatttaggATCAGTTAAGTATTGGTCTCTCAATTTAAAAGCCTGTTTTGTTCCTTCAACAGTCGTGTGGATAAACTGTCCTTCGTTTTTACCATCAATATTTAACTTGTCTAACATTCCTAATATGGCCAAAGATACAATACCCTGAGTTGGGGGAGGCAGATTGTATAAATCACCTGTCTTATGAGACATTCGTAATGGGGCATTTTTAACAGCAGTATAATTCGCAAGATCGTCTCTGGTTATAGCCATGTTTAACGCCGCCATGTCTTCTGCTATTAAGTCTGCAACTTTGCCACGGTAAAAACTGTTCAATCCGTCCTCAGACAAACTTCTCAAAGTACTCGCAAGTTTTTTTTGATACAATTTTTCACCTTCCTTCAGAATTACACCATTAGGAAGAAATACTTCTTTAAAAGTTTCCGTGTTGTCTTTAAAGTTTTTTGCCTTTATCAAAGCTTGATTCAGAGATCCAGAAACAGGAAACCCATCTTCCGCGTATCTTATCGCATCAGCTAAGAGTCGAtatattgacatattttggTAACCACATTCTCGAACATAATTTAAGGCTTCTTGCCAGCCTCCTATAGTTCCTGGGACAGTTAGGGCGGCCTTGACGCCTCTAAAGGGTATAGTCTTTTCTCCAGCTAAGAAATCTACGTTTGCCAAGCTTCCAGCGGCACCACAGGCTTCAATAGCCACTGGGTCACTATGTGGTGGTACAATCAGCCAGAAACCATCTCCACCAATGCTGTTCATGTGTGGATATACCACGGCGATGGTCGCAGCAGCGGCCACCATCGCCTCCATGGCTGTACCGCCTTCTCTAAGGATGGAGATGGCAGTTTGAGTGGCAAGGTGGTGGGGCGTTACCACCATACCTTGAGGTGCCATCACACTTCTCTCCATGGTGTtattgatttctgaaacaattattaaataaagtccGTATACTCGTAACATAACAAATATGTAAATAAGCATTTGTTATACCTACACTGATTTACCAACTCAAATCTGATTCGTGCAAACTTATTGACATATAATATATGACACTTTATTTTCTGTTTGCTTGTGTTAtctattattgtattgtcaaaactgaggttcaaaagttttaagcttgtatcaagagatggcagtctatgcactgtgattgattacacattttacttcgacagtaactctctataatactcgatcctctttgatatactAGTAGTATATCCGTCCCTGCAAGTCTAGATTGCATTTACTTTCTATTGGACACAAATTATCGTGATAAATCATAATCATAAGCACTGAGAAAATTCTTGCCAATAAAAATCTTGTCATTAACTGcacataatgtttattttacGGGCTGTTTCAGTTGAATAGCGATTAATTATCAAATCCAACTCGAAAATTTTAGTTTTCATCATTAGTAAATACAAATCCGACATTTAATGATTTCTGCACATGCAAAAGGCAGCGTACGTCCCATTACATTGTTACTATGCCAGTAATCATAGCTTACTTCCAACGTGATAAACCAAAGCGAAATAAATTCGCTTTGCTCATTTTAATAGGAATTTTATTCCATAGTCATACGGTTGGTATTTTGGTGTCTGTGGCTCCGAATTTTCGCGGTATTTTGCCTTGTGGCAGGGAATAGTGATGTGCTGCATTTGTTTGCGCGCCACCACAACACGGGAACGCTAACGAACTTATTATTTGCATTTCGGTAACTACGATTTACAAGCCAGTTCCACGATTCGAAATTCGAAATAGAATTTATTATGACGTTTTTCAATAAATGCTTCGATTTTAGGTACGTTTTGTACCTACACCTAAAGTTGGATATGTGAGTTTACGGagcagtaaataaataatgagtTATAACCAATGCAATAAATATTGTGGTtccttattacatttttttttttaatattttcaaaatgatGTAGACTTATCTCTTTTTTCTTAATGACCATTTATTTTGAAATGTTTATCCAACGAAACACTTCATATGCTATAGTGTTTATGCAAAACAATTGAAGGTACGGCTTAAGTACGGCGAAACGAAAAAGCGTTCACTACGGACACGTAAAAAAAGATAATGCATGAATCTCATGCGCTTTTCTGGTTTGAATTGAACTGTCCTTTCAGCGCACAATCCGTACAGCCTACTACTTATTATCTAGAATTATTGGTATAGTACCTAAATGAGTAGTACTTTCATAAGTCGCAAGTTCGTTTCCGGGATTTAAAACGTATTTTGGTAGCCTACCTACCTGATAAGAATGATAAGATAAAAAATATCTACTGTGTACTTATCTACAGGGGTAGGTTAAGTATATTGCTCGTAGTTAGTAGCAACAAACGATTTTGTTTGAACTAATTATAGCTATTATTATTTACCTAATTAAGTAAAGTGACCTTAATTTATTAGTGGCAGTCACAAACATTTGACTTTGTATAGAGGATATTAGGCAAAACATTGCTCAGAGGACGCCACTTGCACATTAAAGAGGGCCTACCGTGGACCTTGTTTGATGTGTTGCCTCTTTGTTGCATTTGTAAATTCGCACTAAGTGTGTTAGGAAAGCATCACATCAAACTTGATTCGCAATAGGCCCTCAATGTCATAGATAAACTTTTTATGTATAAGTTACTCTATGATTTCTTGTATTTACTGTGCATTAAAGTGCAGCCCTCTGGCTATAAAATATTGCCGTATTATTATAGCAGCTCTACAACATTAGTCAGCGTGATTAAAAAAATTGCAACATATAAATCTGCCGACAAATACCGAatcaaattaataataataataataatttgtattgttttgtatgtggttttgtattttacttttataatcatattataaaaatacctagcctaagaattgaaatgaataaagagaataataataaataaaataaaatatctttatttcagaccaaagttcatttttaaaaacttattctaattaaattaattaatagttaacatttatGTACTGGACaaaaaactgagtgccttggtaacAGCCACATACACAGTTACACACTCATATCAGTTATATGTGTAGGTGGCCACCACCGAGTATTACTTCATTAAATTGACTTCTAGCTCAGCGCCATCTTCGCTTTTATGTCAACTTTAACACTTTAGTAAGTTTCAAAGTAGTTCATGCGCTTAGACATAGATGGCACTAAAATAGCATCGTAATTTCTCTTAAGAAATGAGAAAATGCAatctgaaaatattattttgttgcaaGTAATTTATATGgaacaatataacattgtagACGTTTGGTTATTCATCAGAAAAATGTAATAGAACGTTTTCTGGCAACGCCAAAGACTACAATTAAAGTGTGCCGTCCGTCAATGCCTGATTACAGAAACATAGTTATGATAGTTAAGTATAAAACTTTAATGACcgtaatattattatgtaacaaGTTATGTAAATGACCTAGCTACAAATGCTAGACGACGTtcatgaataacgttttatTTGATTGAATTAATGACCTAACATACTCATGATACTCAcaattttaatgaaattaagagaaatttaaataagtatgtatacatacttaaattacTTAATAGAAGTGCGAACTCGCTCCCGAGGACATGTTAGAAATTAAAATGAGCTACAAATTACCTATTCGCATGTGTATTTGTTAGGTATCATTGTTAACAGGAACCACTATTATATTATGAccctttatatttttattatagtcataatttataaaatgctaATTAGGCTCACTACGTACAAGCCTTATGGATCTATGTGCTTGcactataaaaatataaaactgtgttttttattttatttttattacttaatgatagatagatagatagataaaaactttattgcataaaaatatcatgacaaaaaaaaattaagaactaTAAGAATATAACTTAGGTCTACAGAACTAATTACTAGCTTACTATTTgacaatttaattttattattttaatgattattattttgaataagACAAGTCAATCACGTGACATGGACGTAATAAAATAGTATCGATAAAAAGTCGACAACACAACTTGTCAACACGTCCCTATTTTTGTCAAAATTCCGcaaaaaaatctataataacCGGTAaaattaaaacgttggtaacCAGCTGAGCTATCCGGACAAAACAAAAGGTCATGTCAAAATAGTCGTTTCACCGCAAAGCCGGGCGATAGACGATCATGAGCACTGTGCGTGAATAACTTAAAATAGATTTGCCGTATTTTTAACGTGACGTGACGTGTTATCAGGGCAAACGAACTTGGTAGTTTCGGGTTTAGACATTACAGTTTTTTTGTTTGCCCAAATTTCTTATAGTGACAAAAAACACTGTAATGTTTAAAACGTTGTTCGACTCTTTGATAACTCAGGCCAGCTGTCAAGAGGTGGGTAAGTTTTTGAATACAATTTGCAGATTATTAATGAGTGAAGATCGTTATGTTAGTAAATATTGTAGTTAATTAAGTGTCGTAGGCGCGAGTTATTTGCTTTGATTTTTTGCGCTAATACGGCATCCTTGCCCTTGAGACGTCCGCCCTTGAACCAATATCTCTTTACACCTGTGTTGTGCGGCATTATGTCTCTATGTTACACCTAACTAATGACTGCAATAGACTTAACAATCTAATGATAATTAACTTATGCAATCTACTGATATCTACAATAGGAACAACACTATTAGATAATAATATTGAACATAaccttaaggctgctttcaaaaaaaacgtcaaaagaatgtaaaattgatagttttagtcagtgaaatactacactttccgttatccaatagatttatttaattcaagttccagttagagcatcttattatcttgatttttataagactggatttttgaaaactaactcactaaattaattatgaatttttctctaatgcacgtttagaaaaacgcacgtatagagctgaatcagtcgatcttatttgtaaaatttggacaattttgaatattaaaacgggtaaatttataattcgtatatcctgtaccacaatcatttcagactagatttttattttaagtttttgaaaaagagtaaactagtctaaggcgaattcaatttttttcagaaattacctaaaattaagtgacaatttctttgaaaatctacatcacatcgaagtaagttttgtacttaattaatctgcaacgtttacttaaattgctgttatgccttagtaattataaattgctattattgatttttgccaattttttgaaaacgagccttcaccggtgcaattattaccacttttggatattttctcatattttgttagatcaagtagaaaaagtcctataatgtgatatatatttataaactactcgcaaagccctttaatttgataccacacacggtatgatcaagcgctcggttgcgatttcactatttttaacacgaaagccctcttaacaagAACGGTGActttaaaatattcaaatttagaacatacatttccatattttttaaataaatttgttaCTCACCAGTGCTAGAGATGTTGAatttgacttgtttttttttaattgtcttAAAAATTGGTGTAGATATCAAACCTAAACTTATGTTTTCATCTCTAGGAATGCACTAACATACAGTTGTGTTTGACTTTTGTATTGCTTCTATACACAAGATAACATTACTTATCAGTTACGTCAACTCATCCAATAATTATCAATTCAGTTCAATTTGAGTCTTCACAACAAAATGACTTCACGTCGGGTAACTaatcatcatttatttttttatgccaTTCAAAGTTGAATtagttttaaaaagtttttggCCATAGAGTTCTtttttcaaattatttcaaACTTTTAAATTGTATTTGTTTAGTGATTGTGTTGAAAGTGAAAGAAGTGTATTGAAAAATAGTTTTACAATCTTACTGAATGAGTTCAAATTGTGTTGTGCTATTGATATTTAATTAACGGTTAAATTCCATTGTTATTGATAACTAATCTTATGTTTACTGTAGTTTTAGGTGTAACGACTTCTTAATTCATTTGTCATTTGTAGAAATTAAacaatagatatatttattggtCATGTATAATCAATGAATGTCTGTTTTTTTGCCATTCAGTTGTTCCAGTCTAATACAGCTCTTGTAAAAGCCGTTCTTGTTATATAACCTCAAACATGATATAAAATGCTTCATGCGTAGGAAGTGTGTAAGATAAGATATAGAGTTATGCCATAATAGTTACGATTTATATACCATAACATTTGACATTAAGTCATAGAAAAAGACAAGGTTAACTGATAAGACTCATTGATATGGTTTGACTGTTGTCATGTGATAATGTAATTGGCTGTTGACAGTGATGACATAAACAATGATTGTTTTATGTCATCAGGCTATTACTTAACATGATATTTGAATTATCTTATCCTAATACCTATACATTTCTTATAGTATGAGTCTGACCAAATTAATTATGCATGGGATTTTCaatgaaaatattaaatttctataaaaaaatatgacttCCATAATGACAATATCCTACTGTTGTCGATCATTGTTCCACTCAAAATAGTCGAAAGTTGGAGTACTAGCAGGACTgaaataagttattttttcaTCAGCTGTTGACGCTGTTGTAGATATAATTTGGGTTGCTGGCAGTGAAGCATAGACACTCAGTCAAATTGTcattgtttttttctaaagccTCTAAAAAAAGGTTTCAATTGACAAAATTTGTTTTGCCAGGTTTATATTAATGAATGAATCTGTGCAAGCTTGATTGCTAGAGTGTGATTGGGTCAATGTTCTGCAGGGTTGAAAATTTAAGTTTCTCCTTGaattattacaatttattacttatattaatatatattttagtctGCTGTAGACTCTATCATGTGAAATTAAATGAATCACAATTTAATTTGATTGCTTAAATCCAGTTAAAACTGGTGttttagtgtgatttaattaAAGATAAGATGGCAAAGTCATTGATAAAATTATTTTGTacttatacaaaaaaatattcttgcTAAGCAAGCTATTCTAAAGTTTTctcaaatattattttcattagaaCCTAAGAAACATTAGGTATTGGTTCTTTATGGAGTTCTTATaggaataatatatttttcatcacacctgcactttaaatgtgctattgcatgAGTTATAGacaaatcgttctcccaagggaataataaaatttcttgtaccatacttaacttttttacatctatttatatattttttacattgcgagtgtgatgaaaaacattgtatgTAACTTTGCgggtatgaatattacaaactcgagtctttaaatcgctccggcaagccgtcgcgatttaacttactctcgttagtaatattcaacttcctccccttgttgcacaatgtactattgtatcAGACTGAGAACTTTAAGCTATTAAAACATTTGTGTAAGATGTAATACATATGATGTGGATGTACTGTAAAAGTTCAAAAGCTGCAAATGTCCAAACAGCCACAGCATGTATGAATAAGCATACCTACAAATGCCATGAATGTATATTAATAGTTCAACACTTCGAATCATCCATCCATTTCCAATGCAAAATTTTTAGCATCTATCTAAGATGCTAAAAATGTTATAAGAACTTAGGAAAGTGTTATGGCTCAATGaattgatttgattttttttctcacgTTTTCAGGGGGCTGGTTACCTAAAAAGGGCCGACACAGACCGCCTTCATGAGATATTTCTGAAGTTTGCCACAGTAGAAAAAAATGGAGAACGCTTCATCACCAGTGAAGATTTTGTCAGGAAGTTCCTTGGATTGTTTAACGAAGGTAAGTTGACTTTTATTCTCTGttggcattaaaaaaatcaaactcAATCAAACCAAATCAAGATGGAAggtgagtaaggctgctagagctcaacgagggtgcggtgtgctggtgacggaaggacctacggtaCTAATTTGTTCcttctattgtcctttgagtcattGGCAACCAGGCAACACgcaccctccttggaacttgtacactcctttttgctgtgtacttaacacagcaaaagggagtatacaagtttctaatccttgagttgcaggcgtccatatgttaaggtgaccgctttccatcaggcggaccgtatggtTCTTTGCCaccgtagtattaaaaaaaagatctGAGCAAGGACCctgctaagtgcgttttcacattatcccatcCCATATCGGATatatgtaggaccgatatcccatacatttgagcctccatttttgatattttcctttgaaatcctaccgacatccgatatcggatcggataacgtgaaaacgcactaaggataCAGGCGAGCCTTGCTCATGTGCATATCTGCCCCTGTCAGTGGTCCTTTAGTCGCGttatacgtacagtcaaccaattggaacctaggccactgtagaactatgtcatagtgacgttataaatcagattgtaagaaatctcttactgcttgtcattttgacatggttgtagagtggcctagggatccaattggttgactgtacagttgtACACTTACACCAACGGGACGAGATGAGACAAAAAAGAATGAAAGTTGCGTTTTTATTCacgagagtgcaaagtaatttcatacaaaattttaactcgatgccCGAATTCGTCTTGTAAAACaaaccgtgcggtttcagaggaatttcctcccacgaacgctcctgctgtggaatgagctccctgtcgaggtattcccgctgaactacagtatggggttcttcaaaaaaggagtgtataagtttctaatgggtcggcaacgcgcacgtgacaccccttgagttgcaggcgtccataggttacggtgaccgctttccatcaggcgggccgtatacctgtttgccaccgatgtgtattaaaaaaaaacaaatcaatttaATTTTCAGATGACTACAACAAGGACTCCGTCGAGCTCATCGCGGGGATCGTGGACATGGACAAGAACGGGCTCATCTCATTCCCGGAGTTCCAGGCATTCGAGGGTCTACTGTGTGTCCCCGATGCGCTGTATAAGACCGCCTTCCAACTCTTCGACACGAATGGCAATGGACTGGTGGCTTTTGGTGAGATTCTTGAATTTATAAGACATGTTCCAAGTACTGAAAATCAACTAACAGATTTCAGACACCAATGGCAACCTCATAGCAACAGACTTTGGTAAGACTTAGTATGATGTATGCAGTTCTAGTCCTCCGAAGGTCTGCTGTCCCCCCCAATGTTCTGTATAAGACTAACTTCCAACTCTTCGACACGAATGGCAACGGACTGGTGGCTTTTGGTGAGATTCTTGACACTATAGACTTATAAGGTGTTCCATATATTCCAAGTACTATAAATCGACTTCCATATTTTTGACACCAATGCAGACTTTTGGAAAGACTTAGTTTTGAGATATATGTAAGGAGTTCTGAGCCTTTGATGGTCTACTACTGTGTGTCCCCGACGCGCTGCATAAGACGGCCTTCTAACTGGCTCAACTGACAAAATGGCGCCTTCAGTAAGGACGCGTTCAACTTACGGTAGGGCCGTACCGTGCGGCTGCGTTCGTGTctcgcaaatggtctcgtcggaagatcagcgctgacctccgggtcggcattatgctgagacgggaccatttcgtgataaacttatcCATCCCATGtacatttgtagttttagtcatactttatgcataatgtgtagtttttaagtttattacgaataaatattttgattgattgattagcTGGTGGCTTTTGGTAACATTCTTGACACCATTCCAAGTACTGAAAAGCgaattccatatttttctctaATTTTcctatcttaaaaaaaaaatttttacctTATAAAGACCTTCTTGAGATACTAAGGAGCAATTAAGGAGTTACATCTATCTTACATATCTGAATGGACTGTAGTGAGATTTCTGGCATTATATCATAAAGAAATTGCAGGTGGTAGTTAGATACATTTAACGGCGCTCATGTTTCACTAAGTGAAGTTAGTACTTACCTAAATTGTACgtgaaagataaataaaataaaataaataaataaataaatattataggacattcttacacagattgactgagccccacggtaagctcaagaaggcttgtgttgtgggtactcagacaacgatataaacaatatataaatacttatatacatagaaaacatccatgactcaggaatctgtgctcatcacacaaataaatgcccttaccgggattcgaacccgggaccgcggcgcagcaggcagggtcactactgactgcgccagaccggtcgtcaagatatcgtgtacatttttttaaaaagtcATCTAGCATGCAGTTTTTTTGCAATTCATACTTTAGCGTCCCTAGCTACGCGATTGGCCTTAATAGGTTAATGTTAGGAAGTATCCTAGAGCTCTTTTATGGCAGTGCATTCCGATCTAGATGTATAACTAAAGAAACTAGTCTTATCTGTGCTTCTTTTACAAaaccatataaaaattaaaattaaaaaaaaaccgccgactgcgacatagtgggccgattttcatgaaacatagctaagaacactcccgactaactcagctttcagacaaaaaaaaaactaaagctaaatcggttcatccgttcgggagctacgatgccacagacagacacacacacacagacagacagacagacaaacagacagacagacagacagacagacggacggacggacggacggacggacggacggacggacggacagacggacagacggacagacagacagacacgtcaaacttataacaccccgtcgtttttgcgtcgggggttaaaaaacgttTTAGGTTAGACAGATTAATTACATCGATAggagcatagattaaatataagaagatcataccatcccatacattaaaatgcgaccgcctaacggcccagccacgacattggtctaagcgcggcagcggtgagcggcagccatacgtgcgactgaaaagtcccatcgctgtgtctcgctccaatgtatggccgccgctcaccgctgtcgc is part of the Leguminivora glycinivorella isolate SPB_JAAS2020 chromosome 3, LegGlyc_1.1, whole genome shotgun sequence genome and harbors:
- the LOC125242548 gene encoding oxamate amidohydrolase proenzyme-like, encoding MERSVMAPQGMVVTPHHLATQTAISILREGGTAMEAMVAAAATIAVVYPHMNSIGGDGFWLIVPPHSDPVAIEACGAAGSLANVDFLAGEKTIPFRGVKAALTVPGTIGGWQEALNYVRECGYQNMSIYRLLADAIRYAEDGFPVSGSLNQALIKAKNFKDNTETFKEVFLPNGVILKEGEKLYQKKLASTLRSLSEDGLNSFYRGKVADLIAEDMAALNMAITRDDLANYTAVKNAPLRMSHKTGDLYNLPPPTQGIVSLAILGMLDKLNIDGKNEGQFIHTTVEGTKQAFKLRDQYLTDPKYMNISNPQSLLSAKTIENMIKNINPDVAFSSGSGKVSGDTIWMGVMDNRGFSVSFIQSIFHHFGSGIVLPQTGITLHNRGTAFVLNQDHLRALKPGKKPYHTLNPAAAKLHDGRVLVYGTRGGDGQPQTQAAIFHRYVVQGLGLQKSVSSPRWVYGRTVGDLHDRLLLEDRFSNATVEYLRKRGHGVDLLPSFSEDVGQAGILVRHCNGMLEGAGDPRSDGNAAGF